A region of Roseobacter litoralis Och 149 DNA encodes the following proteins:
- a CDS encoding SDR family NAD(P)-dependent oxidoreductase has translation MSFSISGKTAIVTGAANGIGLAIARQFADRGANVMCADIDEKRLAEEWGDLSEDGNLRYFGGDLRQRLTIANLVSATIDSFDRVDILVNASRQVLETNALDFEDTSVSVLLEQNLMTALHLTQQVAKRMIKQGVDQPEGQCGSIINLSSITARTTRPELMGYSIASAALEQMTRSMALVLAPERIRVNAIAFGSVMSASLKTSMSEHSEWRDEIRSQTPLARIAGPAELSDAVQFLAAESSSFMTGEIMTVDGGRSLLDAVAAPAH, from the coding sequence ATGTCTTTTTCCATTAGTGGCAAAACGGCGATTGTAACCGGCGCGGCGAACGGCATCGGCTTGGCGATCGCCCGGCAATTTGCGGATCGCGGCGCGAATGTGATGTGTGCCGACATCGACGAAAAGAGGCTGGCCGAAGAGTGGGGTGATTTGTCCGAAGATGGCAATCTGCGCTATTTTGGCGGTGATTTGCGCCAGAGGCTGACAATCGCCAATTTGGTTTCGGCAACGATTGATAGTTTTGACCGGGTCGATATTCTGGTTAATGCGTCGCGGCAGGTGCTTGAAACGAATGCCTTGGACTTTGAGGACACATCGGTTTCCGTTTTGCTGGAGCAAAACCTGATGACGGCTCTGCATCTGACACAGCAAGTTGCGAAAAGGATGATTAAGCAGGGGGTTGACCAGCCAGAAGGTCAATGTGGATCGATCATCAACCTGAGTTCGATCACCGCGCGCACCACGCGCCCGGAGTTGATGGGCTATTCGATCGCCTCTGCCGCACTTGAACAGATGACCCGCTCCATGGCGCTTGTTCTGGCGCCTGAGCGTATTCGCGTGAACGCCATCGCCTTTGGTTCGGTGATGAGTGCATCGCTTAAGACATCAATGAGTGAGCATAGTGAGTGGCGCGATGAAATTCGCAGCCAAACACCGCTGGCACGTATTGCGGGTCCGGCCGAGTTGTCAGATGCCGTTCAGTTTCTTGCGGCGGAGAGTTCCAGCTTCATGACCGGGGAAATCATGACGGTCGACGGCGGGCGTAGTCT
- a CDS encoding class I SAM-dependent methyltransferase, giving the protein MIDARLVLALSEGGLVLPDTGQITVVKPPVDARLVDLPRERTCIIDGFKPAYDTWKTRDYHCETELTSPNAATILCLPRAKKEARTLIAQAMSLSAGVVIIDGQKTDGIDSILRDMRKRIEVSAPISKAHGKLFWCATPVASVFADWRDGPTLTEGGFWTAPGVFSADEIDPASALLADALPAKLGRDVADLGAGWGFLSAHILTRPEIEAVHLVEADHMALECARRNVTDPRAVFHWADVTTWQAERKVDTVVMNPPFHTSRAADPALGQAFVRAAAGMLKPQGQLWMVANRHLPYEQCLQDSFANCFEVGGDTRFKLFHAARPKRQVRR; this is encoded by the coding sequence GTGATCGACGCCCGTCTGGTGCTGGCTCTGAGTGAGGGTGGCCTTGTGCTGCCCGACACTGGCCAAATCACGGTTGTGAAGCCGCCTGTCGATGCGCGGCTCGTGGATCTGCCGCGTGAGCGGACCTGCATCATAGATGGGTTCAAACCCGCATATGACACGTGGAAAACGCGGGATTACCACTGCGAGACTGAACTCACTTCACCGAACGCCGCAACGATTTTATGCCTGCCCCGCGCCAAAAAGGAAGCGCGCACCTTGATCGCACAGGCCATGTCGCTGAGCGCGGGCGTGGTGATCATAGATGGGCAAAAAACTGACGGTATCGACAGTATTCTGCGTGACATGCGCAAGCGTATTGAGGTGTCTGCGCCAATTTCCAAAGCTCATGGCAAGTTGTTCTGGTGCGCAACGCCGGTTGCAAGCGTGTTTGCAGACTGGCGCGACGGGCCCACTCTGACCGAAGGCGGGTTCTGGACGGCACCGGGCGTTTTTTCAGCGGACGAAATAGATCCGGCTTCGGCTTTGCTGGCGGATGCTTTGCCCGCCAAGCTTGGGCGCGATGTTGCAGATCTTGGGGCGGGGTGGGGATTTCTGTCTGCGCACATCCTGACCCGTCCAGAGATCGAAGCGGTACACCTTGTCGAGGCTGATCATATGGCGCTCGAATGCGCGCGGCGCAATGTGACTGACCCAAGGGCTGTGTTTCATTGGGCCGATGTCACCACATGGCAAGCAGAGCGCAAGGTGGACACGGTGGTGATGAACCCCCCGTTTCATACATCCCGTGCGGCAGATCCAGCACTGGGGCAGGCGTTTGTCAGGGCTGCGGCGGGGATGCTCAAGCCGCAGGGGCAGCTCTGGATGGTGGCAAACCGCCATTTGCCTTACGAACAGTGCCTGCAAGACAGCTTTGCAAATTGCTTTGAAGTTGGCGGTGATACACGCTTTAAACTGTTTCATGCAGCGCGTCCAAAACGACAGGTCCGGCGCTAG
- the clpS gene encoding ATP-dependent Clp protease adapter ClpS — MHRDLYMMSDRSEDDGDTSILTATKPKTKRPPLYKVLLLNDDFTPMEFVVHVLERFFGLNHAQAFEIMLTVHKKGVAVVGVFSHEIAETKVAQVMDFARRHQHPLQCTMEKEE, encoded by the coding sequence ATGCACCGCGATTTATACATGATGTCGGACCGTTCGGAAGACGATGGCGATACGTCCATCCTGACCGCTACGAAACCGAAGACAAAGCGCCCGCCGCTTTACAAGGTTTTGTTGCTGAACGACGATTTCACGCCAATGGAATTTGTGGTGCATGTGCTTGAGCGGTTCTTTGGCCTCAATCATGCACAAGCGTTTGAGATCATGCTGACAGTGCACAAAAAAGGTGTCGCGGTCGTTGGCGTCTTCAGCCACGAAATCGCTGAAACGAAAGTGGCGCAGGTGATGGATTTTGCGCGCCGCCACCAGCATCCACTACAGTGCACCATGGAAAAAGAAGAGTAA